In one Pseudomonas tensinigenes genomic region, the following are encoded:
- a CDS encoding metal ABC transporter substrate-binding protein, with translation MSISSPRRPLLRLFLLGLCACLLSPLASADQAKRLRIGITLHPYYSYVANIVGDKAEVVPLIPAGFNPHAYEPRAEDIKRISGLDVIVLNGVGHDDFADRMIAASETPNIKTIEANENVPLLAATGVAARGAGKVVNPHTFLSISASIAQVNNIARELGKLDPDNAKTYTQNARAYGKRLRQMRADALAKLTQAPNAELRVATVHAAYDYLLREFGLEVTAVVEPAHGIEPSPSQLKKTIDQLRELDVKVIFSEMDFPSTYVETIQRESGVKLYPLSHISYGEYTADKYEKEMTGNLNTVVRAIQESGA, from the coding sequence ATGTCTATTTCATCACCTCGCCGTCCATTGTTGCGTCTGTTCCTGCTCGGCCTCTGCGCCTGCCTCCTCAGTCCACTGGCCAGCGCCGATCAGGCCAAACGCCTGCGCATCGGCATCACCCTGCACCCTTATTACAGCTATGTGGCGAACATCGTTGGCGACAAGGCCGAGGTAGTGCCGCTGATTCCTGCCGGTTTCAACCCGCATGCCTACGAGCCGCGCGCCGAGGACATCAAACGCATCAGCGGGCTGGATGTGATCGTGCTCAACGGTGTCGGTCATGACGACTTCGCCGACCGCATGATCGCCGCCAGCGAAACGCCGAACATCAAGACCATCGAAGCCAACGAAAACGTACCGCTGCTGGCCGCCACCGGGGTTGCCGCACGCGGTGCCGGCAAAGTGGTGAACCCGCACACGTTCCTGTCGATCAGCGCCTCCATCGCTCAGGTCAACAACATCGCCCGCGAACTGGGCAAACTCGATCCGGACAACGCCAAGACCTACACCCAGAACGCCCGCGCCTACGGCAAACGCCTGCGCCAGATGCGCGCCGACGCCCTGGCAAAACTGACTCAAGCGCCGAACGCCGAACTGCGCGTGGCCACCGTGCACGCGGCTTACGACTATCTGCTGCGGGAGTTCGGCCTGGAAGTGACTGCTGTGGTCGAACCGGCGCACGGCATCGAGCCAAGCCCAAGCCAGTTGAAGAAGACCATCGACCAATTGCGTGAACTGGACGTGAAAGTGATCTTCTCGGAGATGGATTTCCCCTCCACTTACGTCGAAACGATTCAGCGTGAGTCCGGGGTGAAGCTCTACCCGCTGTCGCACATTTCCTACGGCGAATACACCGCCGACAAGTACGAAAAGGAAATGACCGGCAACCTCAACACCGTGGTGCGGGCGATTCAGGAGTCGGGCGCATGA
- a CDS encoding metal ABC transporter ATP-binding protein, which translates to MTSRENLIADNTENPVGASLLAKAPNQPTYVLNDTPHSRAGSLPQGLGPTLDFAEVSLTLGRTTILDKVTFQVQPGSVHALVGPNGGGKSSLIKTLLGQMPHQGRLSLQWPGEPGTIGYVPQALEFDRGLPMTVDDFMAAMCQRRPAFLGLSKRYAGAIGDALERVGMQDKRKRRMGALSGGERQRVLLAQGLIPAPQLLVLDEPMSALDEAGIQVFERLLNDWRAAGITALWIEHDLEAVGRLADRVTGLNRRVLFDATPQQALTPERLLTLFSTHPRSAV; encoded by the coding sequence ATGACTTCCAGAGAAAACCTGATTGCCGACAACACCGAAAACCCTGTGGGAGCGAGCCTGCTCGCGAAGGCGCCGAATCAGCCAACATATGTATTGAATGACACACCGCATTCGCGAGCAGGCTCGCTCCCACAAGGATTGGGACCGACTTTGGATTTTGCGGAAGTCTCTCTGACGCTGGGTCGAACGACAATTCTCGACAAAGTCACCTTCCAGGTGCAGCCCGGCAGCGTACACGCGCTGGTCGGCCCGAACGGTGGCGGCAAGAGTTCGCTGATCAAGACCCTGCTCGGGCAAATGCCGCATCAGGGCCGGCTCAGCCTGCAATGGCCCGGCGAACCCGGCACCATCGGTTACGTGCCGCAGGCGCTGGAGTTCGATCGCGGCCTGCCAATGACCGTCGACGATTTCATGGCCGCCATGTGCCAGCGTCGCCCGGCGTTCCTCGGTTTGAGCAAGCGTTACGCCGGTGCCATCGGTGACGCGCTGGAACGCGTCGGTATGCAGGACAAACGCAAGCGCCGCATGGGCGCGCTGTCCGGCGGGGAACGGCAGCGAGTGCTGCTCGCACAAGGCTTGATTCCGGCGCCGCAACTGCTGGTGCTGGATGAGCCGATGTCGGCCCTTGATGAAGCCGGGATTCAGGTATTTGAACGCCTGCTCAATGACTGGCGCGCGGCGGGCATCACCGCGCTGTGGATCGAGCACGATCTGGAAGCGGTCGGACGCCTGGCCGATCGGGTCACTGGCCTTAACCGTCGTGTGCTGTTCGACGCCACGCCACAACAGGCGCTGACCCCGGAACGTCTGCTGACGCTGTTTTCCACCCATCCTCGGAGCGCTGTCTGA
- a CDS encoding metal ABC transporter permease codes for MSYEAFRLMVQGWASSGYLPEALAYGFVVNALLAGLLIGPVLGGLGTLVVVKRFAFFSEAVGHAALTGVAIGILLGEPYTGPYGSLFGYCLLFGILLNYLRNRTGLAPDTLIGVFLSVSLALGASLLLILAGKINVHILENVLFGSVLTVNGNDLAVLAIVGSLVMALALPLYNRIMLASFNPQLAAVRGVAVKTLDYLFVILVTLITVAAVKVIGAILVGALLVIPAAAARLLSQSLKGFFWCSVLIATVSTLCGILAPIVFDLPIPSGAAIILVAGIAFALAAIARGVVPSLKGNLG; via the coding sequence ATGAGTTACGAAGCCTTTCGTTTGATGGTGCAAGGCTGGGCCTCGTCCGGTTATCTGCCGGAAGCGCTGGCCTACGGTTTCGTGGTCAATGCGTTGCTCGCCGGCCTGTTGATCGGCCCGGTGCTCGGCGGCCTCGGCACGCTGGTGGTGGTCAAGCGCTTCGCGTTTTTCTCCGAAGCGGTGGGCCACGCGGCGCTGACCGGTGTCGCCATCGGCATCCTGCTCGGCGAACCCTACACCGGGCCGTACGGCAGCCTGTTCGGTTACTGCCTGCTGTTCGGCATCCTGCTCAATTACCTGCGCAACCGCACCGGCCTGGCGCCGGACACCTTGATCGGCGTGTTTCTGTCGGTGTCGCTGGCACTCGGCGCGAGTCTGTTGTTGATCCTGGCGGGCAAGATCAATGTGCACATTCTCGAAAACGTGTTGTTCGGCTCAGTGCTGACGGTCAACGGTAACGATCTGGCGGTGCTGGCCATCGTCGGTTCGCTGGTCATGGCGTTGGCCCTGCCGCTGTACAACCGCATCATGCTCGCCAGTTTCAACCCGCAACTGGCGGCCGTGCGCGGGGTGGCAGTGAAAACCCTGGATTATCTGTTCGTGATTCTGGTGACGCTGATCACCGTGGCGGCGGTGAAAGTCATCGGTGCGATTCTGGTTGGCGCACTGCTGGTGATTCCAGCGGCAGCGGCGCGTTTGCTCAGCCAGTCGCTCAAGGGCTTCTTCTGGTGCTCGGTGCTGATCGCCACGGTCAGCACGCTGTGCGGGATTCTCGCGCCGATCGTGTTTGACCTGCCGATTCCATCCGGCGCCGCGATCATTC